A genome region from Penaeus vannamei isolate JL-2024 chromosome 20, ASM4276789v1, whole genome shotgun sequence includes the following:
- the LOC138865271 gene encoding integrator complex subunit 6-like has translation MGNYQDYLKKMTPPLREIESTPVRQHMFGNPFKIDKKMSMMVDEADVDLMGSSGSAGGGSRGSKRPAETQSPSGRPNKRRRGPLPMDFTIHRINKSPSSSPNPSLSPNASPCPSPSPSPNASPCGSPCPSPTPPTTPSSTPSPCPSPSPTPSPVPSLGGNPSPAPSPPGSLTPSRVEERPDLRSDALALTRPERPDTPVFQPTGYVGTPTPGYSPGIMSVSPPGSPASPSLPDDRAITPPSDFHHMLNGDVTPPPPTMRDEDVGSEAYDFDLPPPAPSLTPPPEMIFEDGLEKNGPVNNTEPKRGTSPYYPVDTQATKVYNKELRMACFKEVKKPGRDFRRLFNQLNTLQGSYESRLKVVKEVVNEAGRFKRHSLVKLLSQFLDSMTNMEKGLATQPSLRVNGHSR, from the exons AAGATGTCCATGATGGTTGATGAAGCTGATGTGGACCTCATGGGGTCGAGTGGAAGTGCAGGAGGTGGCAGCCGGGGATCTAAGCGTCCAGCGGAGACTCAGTCGCCTTCTGGCCGGCCCAACAAACGTCGGCGTGGCCCCTTGCCCATGGACTTCACTATCCACAGGATCAACAAGAGTCCAAGCTCAAGCCCTAATCCCAGCTTAAGTCCGAATGCCAGCCCGTGCCCCAGTCCTAGTCCTAGTCCAAATGCAAGCCCATGTGGAAGCCCCTGCCCAAGTCCCACTCCTCCCACAACACCCAGCTCTACACCAAGCCCGTGTCCGAGCCCCAGCCCCACTCCGAGCCCTGTTCCCTCCCTTGGTGGCAACCCTAGTCCTGCTCCTAGTCCACCTGGATCATTAACACCCAGCAGAGTGGAGGAACGGCCAGATTTACGGTCAGATGCATTGGCATTGACAAGACCTGAGCGCCCTGACACCCCAGTTTTCCAGCCCACAGGCTATGTTGGCACTCCGACCCCGGGGTATTCCCCAGGCATCATGAGTGTCTCGCCTCCTGGCTCACCTGCGTCGCCTTCCTTACCTGATGATCGAGCCATCACACCTCCTTCAGATTTTCACCATATGCTGAATGGAG ATGtaacacctccacccccaacaatGAGAGATGAAGATGTGGGATCAGAAGCCTATGACTTCGACCTACCTCCCCCAGCACCCAGTCTCACTCCTCCCCCAGAAATGATCTTTGAAGATGGTCTAGAGAAGAATGGGCCTGTGAATAACACTGAACCAAAGAGAGGAACATCACCATATTACCCAGTAGATACACAAGCCACAAAAGTTTATAATAAGGAGCTCAGAATGGCGTGCTTTAAAGAAGTTAAGAAACCTGGCAGAG ATTTCAGAAGACTCTTCAACCAGCTCAACACTTTGCAAGGTTCCTATGAGTCACGGCTAAAGGTCGTGAAGGAAGTGGTGAATGAGGCAGGCCGATTCAAGAGGCACTCCCTGGTGAAGCTCCTGTCCCAGTTCCTTGACTCAATGACCAACATGGAGAAGGGCTTGGCAACCCAGCCTAGCCTCAGGGTGAACGGACACAGTAGATAG